A single region of the Vicia villosa cultivar HV-30 ecotype Madison, WI linkage group LG4, Vvil1.0, whole genome shotgun sequence genome encodes:
- the LOC131597022 gene encoding putative callose synthase 6, protein MLVSGGVSGGGRNMASASGTKGPFEISRQPSKRMIREPTRTFELPNEENIMNGEIVPSSLDVLVPILRAAIGIELENPRVVSFSIVVVIVVFY, encoded by the exons ATGCTGGTGTCAG GTGGTGTTTCTGGTGGTGGTAGAAACATGGCTAGCGCCAGTGGAACAAAGGGTCCTTTTGAGATCTCTAGACAACCTTCAAAGAGGATGATAAGGGAACCAACAAGGACTTTTGAGTTGCCAAATGAAGAGAATATTATGAATGGTGAGATTGTTCCTTCTTCACTGGATGTTCTTGTGCCTATTCTTAGAGCTGCTATTGGTATTGAATTGGAGAATCCTAGAGTTGTTTCTTTTtccattgttgttgttattgttgttttttattaa
- the LOC131599048 gene encoding UDP-glycosyltransferase 43-like: protein MTKFEVVFVSTPAIGNIVPMVEFANLLTKQNPQLSATILIVTVPQRLLVNTYIQSLSSSATNLRFIHLPTVDPPTPDQSQSFIPYVSLLLENQKNNIKNTLLNLTSSSTTESTSESVKLAAVFVDMFTTPIIDVANEINVPCYLIFASPASFLGLMLHLPSTELLESETEFDIPSFKNPLPKPVLPSLVVDMKTGAYSWMAYHGERYRETKGIVVNTVQELEPYSVQSFHNDLDLPPVYPIGPVLDLDGPAKWDPNPVQYDYIMEWLDKQVVGSVVFLCFGSLGSLEVKQVEEIAIGLERAGVRFLWALRSPPKAQLEDPRDYASYENILPDGFLKRTVGMGIVCGWVPQARVLAHKAVGGFVSHCGWNSILESLWYGVPIATWPIYAEQQMNAFQMVRELGLAVEIRLDYTKGGDLVRVEEVENGVRMLMNGCDEIRKKVKEMSEKCKVALMENGSSYNNLMSFIQELTK from the coding sequence ATGACAAAATTTGAGGTTGTTTTTGTCTCAACACCAGCCATCGGAAACATCGTACCCATGGTCGAATTCGCTAATCTTCTAACCAAACAAAACCCTCAACTCTCTGCCACCATTCTCATCGTCACCGTCCCACAACGACTCCTCGTCAACACTTACATCCAATCTCTTTCTTCCTCCGCCACCAATCTCCGTTTCATCCACCTCCCTACAGTAGACCCTCCCACACCCGATCAGTCCCAATCTTTCATCCCTTATGTCTCCCTACTCTTAGAAAACCaaaaaaacaatatcaaaaacaCACTCCTAAACCTCACATCATCGTCAACAACCGAGTCAACTTCCGAGTCGGTTAAACTCGCTGCTGTCTTCGTTGACATGTTCACCACCCCCATCATCGATGTGGCCAACGAGATCAATGTTCCTTGCTACCTCATCTTCGCGTCACCGGCGAGTTTCCTTGGACTCATGCTCCACCTACCCTCTACTGAGTTGCTAGAATCAGAAACTGAGTTTGATATCCCGAGTTTCAAAAACCCGCTTCCGAAACCCGTTTTGCCTAGCTTGGTGGTGGACATGAAAACCGGTGCTTATTCATGGATGGCATATCATGGTGAAAGATACAGAGAAACAAAGGGTATTGTCGTAAATACAGTACAAGAGCTTGAACCTTATTCTGTTCAATCGTTTCACAATGATTTAGATCTTCCACCGGTTTATCCGATTGGGCCGGTTCTTGACCTTGATGGACCGGCTAAATGGGACCCGAACCCGGTTCAGTATGACTACATCATGGAGTGGCTCGATAAGCAGGTTGTTGGTTCTGTGGTTTTTCTTTGCTTTGGTAGTTTGGGGAGTCTTGAAGTGAAACAGGTTGAGGAGATAGCTATTGGGCTTGAACGGGCTGGGGTTAGGTTTTTATGGGCTTTAAGGAGCCCACCCAAGGCCCAGTTAGAGGATCCAAGAGATTATGCGAGTTATGAAAATATTTTGCCTGATGGGTTTTTGAAACGGACGGTGGGGATGGGAATAGTGTGTGGGTGGGTCCCACAAGCGAGGGTGCTGGCCCATAAAGCTGTAGGAGGGTTTGTTTCGCATTGTGGTTGGAATTCGATATTAGAGAGTTTGTGGTACGGTGTACCAATTGCCACGTGGCCGATTTATGCGGAGCAACAGATGAATGCGTTTCAGATGGTTAGGGAGTTGGGATTAGCGGTGGAGATTAGGTTGGATTATACGAAGGGTGGGGATCTGGTGCGGGTGGAGGAAGTTGAGAATGGTGTTAGGATGTTGATGAACGGTTGTGATGAGATTAGGAAGAAAGTGAAAGAGATGAGTGAAAAGTGTAAAGTGGCTTTGATGGAGAATGGATCGTCTTATAATAACCTTATGTCTTTTATTCAAGAATTGACAAAATAA